The proteins below come from a single Isoptericola dokdonensis DS-3 genomic window:
- a CDS encoding branched-chain amino acid ABC transporter permease codes for MTADRPTTASRLRHLLAAASLALLPALLAAPPATASTEAACEPDDTTACVTVMVLTEDNDRVGDVAVTVTGADFSADLTTADEPVSVAVPDVGRYTVALDPATLPDDQPLPEGSPAEIEVTAQTGGNARAVFRVGAGAAVAESPTESATTGGGTSGDTGTEAGEQPADGEGVGAAPEGDASERTLSLAQVWQQIGSGLRFGLLLALASIGLNLIFGTTGLSNFAHGEQFALGAALGFITINQMGMPIWLGAIVTLVACSLTGLAQDAGIWRPLRRRNVPVMQLMIVSIGLSITLQYVIQLLIGGGSERILSSNPRPLTLAGITLSTVSWISMVVALVCIIGIAWFLTRTRIGRATRAVSDNPALASATGIDPDKIVRIVWIMATGFAALAGLMWGISFGSFNWQLGVQLLLLMFAAVTLGGLGTAFGALVGSILIGLVVELSNLVIPSDLRYASALVILILVLLFRPQGILGRRERIG; via the coding sequence ATGACAGCGGACCGACCCACCACTGCGAGCCGGCTGCGCCACCTCCTGGCCGCCGCGTCCCTCGCGCTGCTACCGGCCCTGCTCGCCGCACCACCCGCGACGGCGAGCACCGAGGCTGCCTGCGAACCCGACGACACCACCGCCTGCGTCACCGTCATGGTGCTCACGGAGGACAACGACCGGGTCGGTGACGTGGCCGTCACCGTGACCGGCGCCGACTTCAGCGCCGACCTCACCACGGCCGACGAACCCGTGTCCGTCGCCGTGCCCGACGTCGGGCGCTACACCGTCGCCCTCGACCCGGCCACGCTTCCCGACGACCAGCCCCTCCCCGAGGGCTCCCCCGCCGAGATCGAGGTCACCGCGCAGACCGGCGGCAACGCCCGCGCCGTGTTCCGCGTCGGGGCCGGGGCCGCCGTCGCCGAGTCGCCCACGGAGAGCGCCACCACCGGTGGCGGCACCTCCGGCGACACCGGGACCGAGGCCGGCGAGCAGCCGGCCGACGGCGAGGGCGTCGGCGCGGCACCCGAGGGCGACGCCTCCGAGCGCACGCTCTCCCTCGCCCAGGTGTGGCAGCAGATCGGCTCCGGGCTGCGGTTCGGGCTCCTCCTGGCGCTCGCCTCCATCGGCCTCAACCTCATCTTCGGCACCACCGGGCTGTCGAACTTCGCGCACGGCGAGCAGTTCGCGCTCGGCGCCGCCCTCGGCTTCATCACCATCAACCAGATGGGGATGCCGATCTGGCTCGGCGCGATCGTCACCCTCGTCGCCTGCTCCCTCACCGGCCTCGCCCAGGACGCCGGGATCTGGCGACCGCTGCGACGCCGCAACGTGCCCGTCATGCAGCTCATGATCGTCTCCATCGGACTGTCGATCACGCTGCAGTACGTCATCCAGCTGCTCATCGGCGGCGGCTCCGAGCGCATCCTGTCGAGCAACCCCCGGCCGCTCACCCTCGCCGGGATCACGCTCAGCACCGTCTCCTGGATCTCCATGGTGGTCGCGCTCGTCTGCATCATCGGCATCGCCTGGTTCCTCACCCGGACCCGCATCGGCCGCGCCACCCGCGCCGTGTCCGACAACCCCGCGCTCGCGTCCGCCACCGGCATCGACCCCGACAAGATCGTCCGCATCGTGTGGATCATGGCGACCGGCTTCGCGGCCCTCGCCGGCCTCATGTGGGGCATCTCGTTCGGGTCGTTCAACTGGCAGCTCGGCGTGCAGCTCCTGCTGCTGATGTTCGCCGCCGTCACGCTCGGCGGGCTCGGCACCGCGTTCGGTGCGCTCGTCGGCTCGATCCTCATCGGGCTCGTCGTCGAGCTCTCCAACCTCGTGATCCCCAGCGACCTGCGCTACGCGTCCGCGCTGGTGATCCTCATCCTCGTGCTCCTGTTCAGGCCGCAGGGCATCCTCGGCCGCCGCGAGCG
- a CDS encoding S9 family peptidase gives MTDAALPEPVSTAPNPAPQAATAPPTAARRPHERTHHGHTFVDDYEWLRAKDDPEVVAHLEAENAWTQSQVAHLEPLRRKVFAEIKDRTLETDLSVPTRHGGFWYYSRTREGSQYPLHARVPVADVDDWTPPAIEPGETPSGEQVLLDENAAAAGHDFFSLGSFAVSGDGRLLVYAVDVTGDERYTLRVRDLDAGTDLPDEVPGTFPGAVVTPDGRYVFYPTVDDAWRPYRIWRHEIGTPTSDDVVVLEEPDERFWVGVGLSRSQRFLQIELGSKNTSESWLLEADDPTGEFRVVWTRREGVEYTVEHAHVDGADVLLALHDDDARNFALVALDVPAPGSGPADPADARVVVPHDPQARLESVDAFAGHVVLGLRRGATPRVAVVTLDEVRADAPWEPRELEFDEPLYSAALGANPEPDAPLLRVTGTSFVTPPTVFDVDLATGERVVRRQQPVLGGYDPADYAQRREWATAEDGTRIPVSLVWRRDAVTLDAAGTGADPAPLLLYGYGAYEISMDPYFSVPRLSLLDRGVVFAVAHVRGGGEMGRAWYEEGRTDRKMNTFTDFVACARHLVGTGWTAPDRMVADGGSAGGLLMGAVTNLAPEMFAGVLAGVPFVDALTSILDPSLPLTVVEWEEWGNPLADPAVYEYMRSYSPYENVPDDASHYPRILAVTSLHDTRVLYVEPAKWVARLRAAGAPALLKIEMSAGHGGVSGRYARWEEIAFEHAWTLDVLGLAQVD, from the coding sequence GTGACCGACGCCGCCCTGCCCGAGCCCGTGTCCACCGCTCCGAACCCTGCCCCGCAGGCCGCCACGGCACCGCCCACGGCGGCCCGTCGTCCGCACGAGCGGACCCATCACGGCCACACCTTCGTCGACGACTACGAGTGGCTGCGCGCCAAGGACGACCCCGAGGTGGTCGCGCACCTCGAGGCGGAGAACGCCTGGACGCAGTCTCAGGTGGCGCACCTGGAGCCGCTGCGCCGGAAGGTCTTCGCGGAGATCAAGGACCGCACGCTGGAGACCGACCTCTCGGTGCCGACCCGCCACGGCGGGTTCTGGTACTACTCGCGCACCCGCGAGGGCAGCCAGTACCCCCTGCACGCCCGGGTGCCGGTGGCCGACGTGGACGACTGGACGCCGCCGGCGATCGAGCCGGGGGAGACGCCGTCGGGCGAGCAGGTGCTGCTGGACGAGAACGCGGCGGCCGCGGGCCACGACTTCTTCTCGCTGGGTTCGTTCGCCGTGTCGGGCGACGGGCGGCTGCTCGTGTACGCCGTGGACGTCACGGGCGACGAGCGGTACACGCTGCGGGTGCGCGACCTGGACGCGGGCACCGACCTGCCGGACGAGGTCCCCGGGACGTTCCCGGGCGCCGTCGTGACGCCGGACGGGCGGTACGTGTTCTACCCGACGGTGGACGACGCGTGGCGCCCGTACCGGATCTGGCGGCACGAGATCGGCACGCCGACCTCCGACGACGTGGTCGTGCTGGAGGAGCCGGACGAGCGGTTCTGGGTCGGTGTGGGGCTGTCGCGCTCGCAGCGGTTCCTGCAGATCGAGCTGGGCTCGAAGAACACGAGCGAGTCGTGGCTGCTGGAGGCCGACGACCCCACGGGCGAGTTCCGGGTGGTGTGGACGCGCCGCGAGGGCGTGGAGTACACGGTGGAGCACGCCCACGTCGACGGTGCGGACGTCTTGCTCGCGCTGCACGACGACGACGCCCGCAACTTCGCGCTGGTCGCGCTCGACGTGCCGGCCCCGGGCTCCGGGCCGGCCGACCCGGCCGACGCGCGCGTCGTGGTGCCGCACGACCCGCAGGCCCGCCTGGAGAGCGTGGACGCGTTCGCCGGGCACGTCGTGCTGGGGCTGCGCCGGGGTGCGACGCCGCGGGTCGCCGTCGTCACGCTGGACGAGGTGCGCGCCGACGCACCGTGGGAGCCGCGCGAGCTGGAGTTCGACGAGCCGCTGTACTCGGCGGCGCTGGGGGCGAACCCGGAGCCCGACGCACCGCTGCTGCGCGTGACGGGCACGTCGTTCGTCACGCCGCCCACGGTGTTCGACGTCGACCTGGCCACGGGGGAACGGGTGGTGCGCCGGCAGCAGCCGGTGCTCGGCGGCTACGACCCGGCCGACTACGCGCAGCGCCGCGAGTGGGCGACCGCGGAGGACGGCACGAGGATCCCGGTCTCGCTGGTGTGGCGTCGTGACGCGGTGACGCTGGACGCGGCGGGGACGGGCGCCGACCCCGCGCCGCTGCTGCTGTACGGGTACGGCGCGTACGAGATCAGCATGGACCCGTACTTCTCGGTGCCGCGGCTGTCGCTGCTGGACCGGGGCGTCGTGTTCGCCGTCGCGCACGTGCGCGGCGGCGGCGAGATGGGGCGCGCCTGGTACGAGGAGGGCCGCACCGACCGCAAGATGAACACGTTCACCGACTTCGTGGCGTGCGCGCGACACCTGGTGGGGACGGGCTGGACGGCTCCCGACCGCATGGTCGCCGACGGCGGCAGCGCGGGCGGGCTGCTCATGGGCGCGGTGACGAACCTGGCGCCCGAGATGTTCGCGGGCGTGCTCGCGGGGGTCCCGTTCGTCGACGCGCTGACGTCGATCCTCGACCCGTCGCTGCCGCTGACGGTCGTCGAGTGGGAGGAGTGGGGCAACCCGCTGGCCGACCCGGCCGTGTACGAGTACATGCGCTCGTACAGCCCGTACGAGAACGTGCCCGACGACGCGTCCCACTACCCGCGGATCCTCGCGGTGACCTCGTTGCACGACACGCGCGTGCTGTACGTGGAGCCGGCGAAGTGGGTGGCGCGGCTGCGGGCGGCGGGTGCGCCCGCGCTGCTGAAGATCGAGATGTCGGCGGGTCACGGCGGCGTCTCGGGCCGGTACGCCCGCTGGGAGGAGATCGCGTTCGAGCACGCGTGGACGCTCGACGTGCTCGGCCTGGCGCAGGTCGACTGA
- a CDS encoding SPFH domain-containing protein, whose amino-acid sequence MATVRTYPWVRHFLGTPTGHVVHLRRGRLAHEGVGQAFWFRPTTSVLSEVPVDDQELPVFFHAATADHQDVTVQAGVTYRYVDPVTVSQRLDFAVDPHDGSTSTAGRDQVTAIVGRLAQSHATDLLATLTLADAMTAGVPRVRALLVDALPADPRLAATGIAVLGVQVLAVRPEKDVERALQTPAREHVQAEADRATYERRALAVERERTIAENELASQIELATRRERLVEQEGANARREAQEKAAAALVDTRASVERSRLTTEAKAAQVREVGAAEATAEQARMEVYARAGQETLRALALRDAARSLPSVQHLTVTPDLLTGVLGTLVGGAGSVVTAGGAGTTARTER is encoded by the coding sequence ATGGCCACCGTCCGCACCTACCCCTGGGTCCGCCACTTCCTCGGCACCCCCACCGGCCACGTCGTCCACCTGCGACGCGGCCGCCTCGCCCACGAGGGCGTCGGCCAGGCGTTCTGGTTCCGCCCCACGACCTCGGTGCTCAGCGAGGTCCCCGTCGACGACCAGGAGCTGCCCGTCTTCTTCCACGCCGCCACCGCCGACCACCAGGACGTCACCGTCCAGGCCGGGGTCACCTACCGGTACGTCGACCCCGTCACCGTCTCCCAGCGGCTCGACTTCGCCGTCGACCCGCACGACGGCAGCACCTCGACCGCCGGCCGGGACCAGGTCACCGCCATCGTCGGGCGGCTCGCGCAGAGCCACGCCACCGACCTCCTCGCCACGCTGACGCTCGCCGACGCCATGACGGCCGGGGTCCCCCGCGTCCGTGCCCTGCTCGTCGACGCGCTCCCCGCCGACCCCCGCCTCGCCGCCACCGGCATCGCCGTCCTCGGCGTCCAGGTGCTCGCCGTCCGCCCCGAGAAGGACGTCGAGCGCGCCCTGCAGACCCCCGCCCGTGAGCACGTCCAGGCCGAGGCCGACCGGGCCACCTACGAGCGGCGCGCCCTCGCCGTCGAACGCGAGCGCACGATCGCCGAGAACGAGCTCGCCAGCCAGATCGAGCTCGCCACCCGCCGCGAGCGCCTCGTGGAGCAGGAGGGCGCCAACGCCCGCCGCGAGGCGCAGGAGAAGGCCGCCGCCGCGCTGGTGGACACCCGGGCGAGCGTGGAGCGGTCACGGCTGACGACCGAGGCGAAGGCCGCGCAGGTGCGGGAGGTCGGCGCGGCGGAGGCGACGGCCGAGCAGGCCCGCATGGAGGTGTACGCCCGGGCCGGGCAGGAGACGCTGCGTGCGCTCGCCCTGCGCGACGCCGCCCGGTCGCTGCCGAGCGTGCAGCACCTCACGGTCACGCCCGACCTGCTCACGGGCGTGCTCGGCACGCTGGTCGGCGGGGCCGGCAGCGTCGTCACGGCCGGCGGTGCCGGCACGACGGCGCGGACGGAGCGCTGA
- a CDS encoding NUDIX hydrolase, with product MTVVPPTAATLPVTVDVVALTVRDDTLQVLLVERAVEPHRGALALPGGFVLPGEDLVTAAARELAEETGVTPPGHLEQLRTYGPLGRDPRGPVLSVAYLLVAPHFGVVEAGSDAAAAGWHPVAAVLPADGEGAGAARLAFDHARILADGVERTRSKLEYSALATAFCADEFTVTDLRRVYEAVWGVRLDPRNFSRKATGTPGLLRETGRTTSGGTGRPAALYRAARPVVRAGGLADAAADVTALLNPPLLRPAP from the coding sequence ATGACCGTCGTGCCGCCCACCGCTGCCACGCTGCCCGTCACCGTCGACGTCGTCGCCCTCACCGTCCGCGACGACACCCTCCAGGTGCTCCTCGTCGAGCGCGCGGTCGAGCCGCACCGCGGTGCGCTCGCCCTGCCCGGCGGGTTCGTCCTGCCGGGGGAGGACCTCGTGACCGCCGCCGCGCGCGAGCTCGCCGAGGAGACCGGGGTGACCCCGCCCGGGCACCTCGAGCAGCTGCGCACCTACGGCCCCCTCGGCCGCGACCCCCGCGGGCCCGTGCTGTCCGTGGCGTACCTGCTCGTGGCGCCGCACTTCGGCGTCGTCGAGGCCGGCTCGGACGCCGCGGCCGCCGGCTGGCACCCCGTCGCCGCGGTGCTGCCCGCCGACGGCGAGGGTGCGGGCGCGGCACGGCTCGCCTTCGACCACGCGCGCATCCTCGCCGACGGCGTCGAACGCACGCGCTCCAAGCTCGAGTACTCGGCGCTCGCCACCGCCTTCTGCGCCGACGAGTTCACCGTCACCGACCTGCGCCGCGTCTACGAGGCGGTCTGGGGGGTCCGGCTCGACCCCCGCAACTTCTCCCGGAAGGCCACCGGCACGCCCGGGCTGCTCCGGGAGACCGGGCGCACGACGTCCGGCGGGACCGGCCGGCCCGCCGCGCTGTACCGCGCCGCGCGGCCCGTCGTGCGCGCGGGCGGGCTGGCGGACGCCGCGGCGGACGTCACCGCGCTCCTCAACCCCCCGCTGCTGCGTCCGGCACCGTGA
- a CDS encoding inorganic phosphate transporter: MVNVTETLLLVLVVVTALAFDFTNGFHDTGNAMATSIATRALKPKTAVLLSAVLNMAGAFLSLAVAATIAKGLVDAGAINLEVVFAGLVGGIVWNLLTWLLGLPSSSSHALVGGVIGAVLAAAGTSGVIWSGVVSKVLAPALLAPVIAIGVAAVGTFLVARLTKGVSQDVTSRGFRWGQVGSASLVSLAHGTNDAQKSMGIILLALITAGAVPADSSVPFWVILSCAFFMALGTYLGGWRIIRTLGKGLVEIDSRQGMAAETSSAAVILLSSHFGFSLSTTHVATGSILGSGVGMPGAKVRWGVAGRMLAAWGLTLPAAGIVGAVCYWIQHGVGGVLGTLIVLALLLGVSFTIWTASRRKPVDHSNVNEEWDETKGAKLQVEVPTTGEVGDPQVGPVVDERRAAVVSAIAAGPSEGNTK; this comes from the coding sequence ATGGTCAACGTGACCGAGACGCTTCTCCTCGTGCTCGTCGTCGTGACCGCGCTGGCCTTCGACTTCACGAACGGCTTCCACGACACGGGCAACGCCATGGCAACCTCCATCGCGACCCGAGCCCTCAAGCCCAAGACCGCAGTCCTGCTGTCCGCCGTGCTCAACATGGCGGGCGCCTTCCTGTCCCTGGCCGTCGCCGCGACGATCGCCAAGGGACTGGTCGACGCCGGTGCCATCAACCTCGAGGTCGTGTTCGCCGGCCTCGTCGGCGGCATCGTGTGGAACCTGCTGACCTGGCTGCTGGGCCTCCCGTCCAGCTCGTCCCACGCCCTCGTGGGTGGCGTCATCGGCGCCGTCCTGGCCGCCGCCGGCACGTCCGGCGTCATCTGGTCCGGCGTCGTGTCGAAGGTGCTCGCACCCGCGCTGCTGGCACCGGTGATCGCGATCGGCGTCGCCGCCGTCGGCACGTTCCTCGTCGCCCGCCTCACCAAGGGCGTCTCGCAGGACGTCACCAGCCGCGGGTTCCGCTGGGGCCAGGTCGGCTCCGCGTCCCTCGTCTCCCTCGCGCACGGCACCAACGACGCGCAGAAGTCGATGGGCATCATCCTGCTGGCCCTCATCACCGCCGGTGCCGTCCCCGCCGACTCCAGCGTCCCGTTCTGGGTGATCCTGTCCTGCGCCTTCTTCATGGCGCTCGGCACCTACCTCGGCGGCTGGCGGATCATCCGCACCCTCGGCAAGGGCCTCGTCGAGATCGACTCCCGCCAGGGCATGGCCGCCGAGACGTCGTCCGCCGCCGTCATCCTGCTCTCCAGCCACTTCGGCTTCTCCCTGTCGACCACGCACGTCGCCACGGGCTCCATCCTCGGCTCCGGCGTCGGCATGCCCGGCGCCAAGGTCCGCTGGGGCGTCGCGGGCCGCATGCTCGCCGCCTGGGGGCTCACGCTCCCCGCCGCCGGCATCGTCGGCGCGGTCTGCTACTGGATCCAGCACGGCGTCGGCGGGGTGCTCGGCACCCTCATCGTCCTCGCCTTGCTGCTCGGCGTCTCGTTCACCATCTGGACCGCGTCGCGCCGCAAGCCGGTCGACCACAGCAACGTCAACGAGGAGTGGGACGAGACCAAGGGCGCCAAGCTCCAGGTCGAGGTGCCCACCACCGGTGAGGTCGGGGACCCGCAGGTCGGGCCCGTCGTCGACGAGCGCCGCGCCGCCGTCGTCTCCGCCATCGCCGCCGGACCGTCCGAAGGGAACACCAAGTGA
- a CDS encoding glycoside hydrolase family 3 N-terminal domain-containing protein: MVDGATAFSEGMQASGVEPVIKHFPGLGHVTENTDTTEGVTDDAVGPASRSVEVFGAGVDAGARFVMLSNATYTKIDPDEQATFSPAVVDLLRADLGFDGVIVTDDVSAAAAVDDRSPGDRAVDAVAAGVDLVLASADPTVVPEMADALVARAEADPDFAALVDDAVGRVLAAKAEIDD, translated from the coding sequence GTGGTGGACGGCGCCACGGCGTTCTCCGAGGGCATGCAGGCGTCCGGTGTCGAGCCCGTGATCAAGCACTTCCCGGGCCTGGGGCACGTCACCGAGAACACGGACACCACCGAGGGCGTCACCGACGACGCCGTGGGACCGGCGTCCCGCTCGGTCGAGGTGTTCGGCGCCGGCGTCGACGCGGGGGCGCGCTTCGTCATGCTGTCCAACGCGACCTACACGAAGATCGACCCGGACGAGCAGGCGACGTTCTCGCCCGCGGTCGTGGATCTGCTGCGTGCCGACCTCGGGTTCGACGGCGTGATCGTCACCGACGACGTGTCGGCCGCTGCCGCCGTCGACGACCGGTCCCCCGGCGATCGGGCGGTCGACGCCGTGGCGGCCGGGGTCGACCTCGTCCTGGCGTCCGCGGACCCGACGGTGGTCCCGGAGATGGCCGACGCCCTCGTGGCGCGCGCCGAGGCCGACCCGGACTTCGCCGCCCTCGTCGACGACGCCGTCGGGCGGGTCCTGGCCGCGAAGGCGGAGATCGACGACTGA
- a CDS encoding glycoside hydrolase family 3 N-terminal domain-containing protein — translation MRGRRLALLAVTATLLAACTAPSPSPGPSGTPAPPPSATPGTASTSPSSPSPSGTSRPSPSGTPDGSPGPAPGADAPPAGWSVERKVGQILMVGTPADAAEVSDATRAALVDHQVGNVFLHGRSERGVDATRDLVRSATDLAPHGTPMLVATDQEGGLVQVLRGPGFSEIPRATEQASWERSRLVEEATAWGTELAEAGINLNLAPVMDLVPPRTRRRTRRSATSRGTTATRRAAWWTAPRRSPRACRRPVSSP, via the coding sequence GTGAGGGGTCGGCGTCTCGCGCTGCTCGCCGTGACCGCCACTCTTCTCGCGGCGTGCACGGCGCCGTCGCCGTCCCCTGGCCCGTCCGGCACGCCGGCACCCCCGCCGTCGGCCACCCCGGGTACGGCGAGCACGTCGCCGTCGAGCCCCTCGCCGTCGGGCACGTCGCGCCCTTCGCCGTCGGGCACGCCCGACGGCTCGCCGGGCCCTGCTCCCGGCGCCGACGCCCCGCCGGCCGGCTGGTCGGTGGAGCGCAAGGTCGGGCAGATCCTCATGGTCGGCACGCCCGCCGACGCGGCCGAGGTGAGCGACGCGACCCGGGCGGCGCTGGTGGACCACCAGGTCGGCAACGTGTTCCTGCACGGCCGCAGCGAGCGGGGCGTGGACGCGACCCGCGACCTGGTGCGCTCGGCGACGGACCTCGCGCCCCACGGCACGCCGATGCTGGTCGCGACGGACCAGGAGGGCGGGCTCGTCCAGGTGCTGCGCGGCCCGGGGTTCTCGGAGATCCCGCGGGCGACGGAGCAGGCGTCGTGGGAACGGTCGCGCCTGGTCGAGGAGGCGACCGCCTGGGGTACGGAGCTCGCCGAGGCGGGCATCAACCTGAACCTCGCGCCGGTGATGGACCTCGTCCCCCCGCGAACCAGGAGGCGAACGCGCCGATCGGCTACTTCTCGCGGAACTACGGCAACACGGCGCGCAGCGTGGTGGACGGCGCCACGGCGTTCTCCGAGGGCATGCAGGCGTCCGGTGTCGAGCCCGTGA
- a CDS encoding SRPBCC family protein produces the protein MHAEGSATFTATASAHVAQPPERVWAELLHPGARWMLGANIESDLRPGSPITFEGHFFGRQFADKGEVIAVERARLLHFTHFSPLGDLPDVPESYHDIRIILTADDGGTAIEVRQANISTRDRADRAAQNWRGALATLAHSDTAPSSAASPSAVTSDDAPSTS, from the coding sequence ATGCACGCCGAGGGATCTGCCACGTTCACCGCCACCGCGTCGGCCCATGTCGCGCAGCCGCCGGAGCGGGTGTGGGCGGAGCTGCTGCACCCGGGCGCCCGCTGGATGCTGGGCGCGAACATCGAGTCCGACCTGCGACCGGGCAGCCCGATCACGTTCGAGGGCCACTTCTTCGGCCGGCAGTTCGCCGACAAGGGCGAGGTGATCGCGGTCGAGCGCGCGCGGCTGCTGCACTTCACGCACTTCTCGCCGCTGGGTGACCTGCCGGACGTCCCGGAGAGCTATCACGACATCCGCATCATCCTCACGGCGGACGACGGCGGCACGGCGATCGAGGTGCGGCAGGCGAACATCAGCACCCGCGACCGCGCCGACCGGGCCGCGCAGAACTGGCGTGGTGCGCTCGCGACGCTCGCCCACTCGGACACGGCGCCCTCGTCGGCGGCGTCCCCGTCGGCCGTGACGTCGGACGACGCACCGTCGACCTCGTGA
- a CDS encoding threonine aldolase family protein: MPQTSLPPFGSDNYAGTHPEVLAAVAGADDGFAVAYGDDLWTERLGARVEEVFGAGTRAFGVLNGTGANVVSLMAVSERWGGVVASDVAHANTDENGAPERVGGLKVLPCPSTDGRITPADVERWAGQRHDVHRAHPGVLTLTQSTELGTVYDLAALHDLATTAHRLGMAVHVDGSRLANAAVSLGCSLRALTTDVGVDVLSFGAAKNGGMLGEAVVVLGPDDAPAFPGSGYDGAAVRRRAADAVPFLRKATMQLASKSRFVSAQLLALLGEPGTVLDGSSAGTTADDAPLWWRTAAHANAMAGRLRDGLAAAGVLTDAAAPVDALVRVSRPVEANAVFATLPRAAADRLRERARFYDWAPGESPDRVEVRWMCAWATPPEAVDGFVEAVVDAVRTTA, translated from the coding sequence GTGCCGCAGACCTCGCTCCCCCCGTTCGGTTCCGACAACTACGCGGGGACGCACCCCGAGGTCCTCGCGGCGGTGGCGGGGGCGGACGACGGGTTCGCCGTCGCGTACGGCGACGACCTGTGGACGGAGCGTCTGGGCGCCCGGGTCGAGGAGGTCTTCGGTGCCGGGACGCGGGCGTTCGGCGTCCTCAACGGCACGGGCGCGAACGTCGTGTCGCTGATGGCGGTCTCGGAGCGGTGGGGCGGCGTGGTCGCCTCGGACGTGGCGCACGCCAACACGGACGAGAACGGCGCGCCGGAGCGGGTCGGCGGCCTCAAGGTGCTGCCCTGCCCGTCGACGGACGGCCGCATCACCCCGGCCGACGTCGAGCGGTGGGCGGGGCAGCGTCATGACGTGCACCGCGCACACCCGGGCGTGCTGACGCTCACGCAGTCCACGGAGCTGGGCACCGTCTACGACCTGGCCGCCCTGCACGACCTCGCGACGACGGCGCACCGGCTCGGCATGGCGGTGCACGTCGACGGGTCGCGGCTGGCGAACGCGGCGGTGTCGCTCGGCTGCTCGCTGCGCGCCCTGACGACCGACGTCGGGGTGGACGTGCTGTCGTTCGGCGCGGCGAAGAACGGCGGCATGCTGGGTGAGGCGGTCGTCGTCCTCGGGCCCGACGACGCCCCGGCGTTCCCGGGGTCGGGCTACGACGGCGCGGCGGTACGACGGCGCGCGGCGGACGCCGTGCCGTTCCTGCGCAAGGCGACGATGCAGCTCGCGTCGAAGTCGCGGTTCGTGTCCGCGCAGCTCCTGGCGCTGCTGGGCGAGCCGGGTACCGTGCTCGACGGCTCGTCCGCGGGGACGACGGCGGACGACGCCCCGCTGTGGTGGCGCACGGCCGCGCACGCGAACGCGATGGCGGGCCGCCTGCGCGACGGGCTGGCCGCGGCGGGCGTGCTGACCGACGCCGCGGCGCCGGTCGACGCCCTGGTGCGGGTGAGCCGCCCCGTCGAGGCCAACGCCGTGTTCGCCACGCTCCCCCGGGCGGCGGCGGACCGGCTGCGCGAGCGGGCCCGGTTCTACGACTGGGCGCCGGGCGAGTCGCCGGACCGGGTCGAGGTGCGGTGGATGTGTGCGTGGGCGACGCCGCCGGAGGCCGTGGACGGGTTCGTCGAGGCCGTCGTCGACGCCGTGCGCACCACGGCCTGA
- a CDS encoding 3-oxoacyl-ACP synthase III produces the protein MSGNATTRFANVSLLSVASRLPGRVRTSADVQDRLAPALRRLGLPRTLLQRVAGVHERRAWGPDEDVTTATVAAGEEALQVAGVDPSDVGLIINTSVTRKHLEPSVAVGLHHGLGLPSSAVNFDVANACLGFINGMSIAAGMIESGQIRYAIVVDGEDADDVQDATVERLLHADAGRDDFMAEFATLTLGSGAAAAVLGRADEHPDGHRILGGVTRAATQHHLLCVGSTDGMFTDAQALLEGGLELVVDAWKDAVAEWDWAAMDRYVTHQVSKVHTRAITEAVGLDRSRVPVTFPTLGNVGPASVPITLAAEQESLRAGDRVLLMGVGSGINTAMMELAW, from the coding sequence GTGTCAGGGAACGCCACCACCCGGTTCGCCAACGTCTCGCTGCTGTCCGTGGCGAGCCGGCTGCCCGGCCGGGTGCGGACGTCGGCCGACGTCCAGGATCGTCTCGCCCCCGCGCTGCGTCGTCTCGGGCTGCCCCGCACGCTGCTCCAGCGCGTCGCCGGGGTGCACGAGCGTCGCGCCTGGGGACCGGACGAGGACGTCACCACCGCCACCGTCGCCGCGGGGGAGGAGGCGCTGCAGGTCGCGGGCGTCGACCCCAGCGACGTCGGGCTCATCATCAACACGTCGGTGACCCGCAAGCACCTCGAGCCGTCGGTCGCCGTCGGGCTGCACCACGGTCTCGGCCTGCCGAGCTCCGCCGTGAACTTCGACGTCGCCAACGCCTGCCTCGGGTTCATCAACGGCATGAGCATCGCCGCCGGGATGATCGAGTCCGGGCAGATCCGGTACGCGATCGTCGTCGACGGCGAGGACGCCGACGACGTCCAGGACGCCACCGTCGAACGGCTGCTGCACGCCGACGCCGGCCGCGACGACTTCATGGCGGAGTTCGCCACCCTCACCCTCGGTTCCGGCGCGGCCGCGGCCGTGCTGGGTCGTGCCGACGAGCACCCGGACGGCCACCGGATCCTCGGCGGCGTCACCCGTGCCGCGACGCAGCACCACCTGCTGTGCGTCGGCAGCACCGACGGCATGTTCACCGACGCGCAGGCGCTGCTGGAGGGCGGGCTGGAGCTCGTCGTCGACGCCTGGAAGGACGCGGTGGCGGAGTGGGACTGGGCGGCGATGGACCGCTACGTCACGCACCAGGTGTCCAAGGTGCACACCCGCGCGATCACCGAGGCGGTCGGTCTCGACCGTTCGCGGGTGCCCGTCACGTTCCCCACGCTGGGCAACGTCGGCCCGGCGTCGGTGCCCATCACGCTCGCCGCGGAGCAGGAGTCGCTGCGCGCCGGCGACCGGGTGCTTCTCATGGGCGTCGGGTCCGGCATCAACACGGCGATGATGGAGCTGGCCTGGTGA